A stretch of DNA from Nitrospira sp. KM1:
ACGCCCGATCTCACAAAAATAAATTGAAACCCGGCATCCGACTCGCCGAGAGATCGTTCGACGGCAGCGCGATAGATCGACGCTTGACCTTCATACTGTCGAGCCCGCTCGCGGGCCTCGTCGCCCGCCACATCATCGGTCTTATAGTCGGCAATCCAAATTCTCCCGTCAAGACGGTAGATCAGGTCGATGACCCCTTCCATCACCTGGCCGTTTTCCCACGGCATCAGAAACGGGATCTCCCGTCCCAGGATGGTCGCCGCTCGAAGGCGACCGTACGCCTCCGATTGCACGAAGCCGGCGAACATCCGCCGGATTTCTTCGGTCAGGGACGGAACCAGCGGCAGCTGCTCGGCCGTCAGGATGGCTTGGGCCGCAGCCATATGGACATCCATATCTTCCAAACCACCGGCAAACTCCCAGCGCTGGAGAATACGGTGCGCCAGTATGCCGACCAGGCGATTCTGTTCACGATCCCGAGCCGCCCGGGATGATGCCATGCGCGGAGATCGCACCGCAGACTCCGGCCGTGACATTCCTGTCGGCGTCACATGCCGCGGCCTCTGCTGCGCGGCCTTCCAACGGCCCGTCCGCTCCTCCCACAGAGAGGCCATGCCCGCCGGATCGATCGCAGGAATGTCGGATACGATGCCGGATTCACGCCGCTGCCGCTTCCGGACTGTGCCCCTCACAACGACATGTGGAATCGCGCTGGCTCCGACCGTGAACGCGGCGGTTGACGGATCGCCGATGTCCCCCTCTCCGATCGCCCGCAGCAATTCAATGACGGATTCACCTACTGCACGGGCGGTCTTGCCGCCGGAGAGCACCAGCATGTCCTTGGCGCGTGTCATGCCGACATAGAGCACGCGCCGCCGTTCCGCTTCCTCCCGGATCGCGGCCTTTTCTTGTACGAGCACGGCGCCGAGCGTCCGATGGCTGCCGAGCGACAGGCCGTACAATCCGGTCGACCAGTCATAGCTCACAGGCGGGACGGACCGTTCCCCTCCGCTTCCCTGATGCAGACCGGGCAGGACGACGACCGGGAATTCCAATCCCTTGGCTTTGTGGATGGTCAAGATGTGAATGGCGTCGTGCGACTCTTCTGCGAGCGGACTTTCCGCCTCGTCCGGCCGCTCGTCGAGACGCGAGACCATCAATTCGACGAATCCGCCGAGTGTCATGTGCGGACGGTCCGACAGCCCGGCGGCCGTCTGTTTGATCTTGACAAGATTGGCAACCGCCTGTTCGCCGTGGATCGAGGCCGCAGCCAATTCCAACATGCACAGCCGGTCGAAGACCAACTGGATGGCATCGGCCAGAGGAAACGCGGCGATCTCATGGTGCAGATAGGCCAATTGCTTGAAGAGATCTGCGATTTGATCCTTGCGTGGATGGTCCCATTGGGTGAGCCGGTCTGGGGCGAGATAGGTAAACAGTCTCCGCTCGCGCAGGTCGAAAAGTTCGCGATCGGTCAATCCGCCCAGCGGCGAGCGCAGGATGCCAGCCATGGCGACGGAGTCGTGCGGGTTGTCCAGCACGCGAAGAATATTGATGAGGTCGATGACTTCCTGCCGGCGGTAGAAGTGTTTTTCTCCCTCGATCAGGTACGGGATGCCGTGCCGCTGCAGCGCTTCCAAATACGCATCGGCCTGTGTCAGCTTGCGGAAGAGGAAAGCGACGTGCCCCGGTTTGACTCCCGGACGTCCAAAGAGATCCTCCTTGAGCCAGCGGGCCAGCATCTCGGATTCCGCTCTGGTCGCTTCCTGGCCGCCGTAGGCTTCAGCGTCCGCATCCGGTGACACCACGCGCAGATGCACACCGGGATCGACAGCCGGTGAACGCCGCGCGCGGCACACCTCCAGCCGCACGTTCGACGGTTGCACGTGCGGCCGGCGTTCGAACAGCCGGTCAAACACGTCGTTCACCGGTTCGAGCACGGCCGCATCGCTCCGGAAATTCGTAGTCAACGTGTGAATCATTCCTTGCTGAGATTCGATCTTCCGGACGACCCGGTCGAAGGCCTCGATGTCGGCCCGGCGAAAGGCATAGATCGATTGCTTGGGATCGCCGACGATAAACAGCTTTCCATCCTCCAGTGTCGTCTCATGCCACGTGGATGCATGTCGGCCAAGCCGTTCCGAGACGGCCAGGATGATCTCGTATTGAATCGGATCGGTATCTTGAAATTCGTCCACGAGCA
This window harbors:
- a CDS encoding exodeoxyribonuclease V subunit beta, whose product is MRDAETVSDLVQRELAETTFERNVIVVAGAGTGKTTLLVNRMVHLLVKEPAPVAVTEIVALTFTNKAAAEMKLRLRERLTALIKQARGDAGSVSDGGAVAVPALCAHYNISRDTVATRAQSALDDLEKSQIGTLHSFAAHLLRLYPLEARLDPSFEEDDGSRFEEHFARAWDVWIDRELSREGRHHTLWREILRIADLEEIRNIARALAGDLVDLEAIKAQLMRDKPGPAERGWLVETRDRAAALLDRHDRPKRKKIEHMLAAAVAVLSAYGQEGSNAIDKISTTDLEWLEKDPGGTIVGWEKSEIKEASQYIGIAVQLLYVNDAFFKKLINLLASIIQDIRTSFTAQGRISFDGLLAGARSLLRDHPGVREQIKQAYRAVLVDEFQDTDPIQYEIILAVSERLGRHASTWHETTLEDGKLFIVGDPKQSIYAFRRADIEAFDRVVRKIESQQGMIHTLTTNFRSDAAVLEPVNDVFDRLFERRPHVQPSNVRLEVCRARRSPAVDPGVHLRVVSPDADAEAYGGQEATRAESEMLARWLKEDLFGRPGVKPGHVAFLFRKLTQADAYLEALQRHGIPYLIEGEKHFYRRQEVIDLINILRVLDNPHDSVAMAGILRSPLGGLTDRELFDLRERRLFTYLAPDRLTQWDHPRKDQIADLFKQLAYLHHEIAAFPLADAIQLVFDRLCMLELAAASIHGEQAVANLVKIKQTAAGLSDRPHMTLGGFVELMVSRLDERPDEAESPLAEESHDAIHILTIHKAKGLEFPVVVLPGLHQGSGGERSVPPVSYDWSTGLYGLSLGSHRTLGAVLVQEKAAIREEAERRRVLYVGMTRAKDMLVLSGGKTARAVGESVIELLRAIGEGDIGDPSTAAFTVGASAIPHVVVRGTVRKRQRRESGIVSDIPAIDPAGMASLWEERTGRWKAAQQRPRHVTPTGMSRPESAVRSPRMASSRAARDREQNRLVGILAHRILQRWEFAGGLEDMDVHMAAAQAILTAEQLPLVPSLTEEIRRMFAGFVQSEAYGRLRAATILGREIPFLMPWENGQVMEGVIDLIYRLDGRIWIADYKTDDVAGDEARERARQYEGQASIYRAAVERSLGESDAGFQFIFVRSGVTVDV